From the genome of Phycisphaerales bacterium:
CATCGCGGTGCGGGTGCGGCCGCTGGATGGGAGCAAGCCGGTCGACGTGGTGGTGAAGGAGGGCGAGCTGTTCCTGCTGCCGCGCTGGGTGCCGCACCGGCCGCAGCGCCCGGCGGGGACGCTGGGGTGGATTGCGGAGTTCCCGCGGGGCCTCGACGACCAGGGCAACCCGCAGAAGGACGGGCTCCAGTGGTACTGCCCGCAGTGCGACACGCTGGTGCACGACGTGCGCTGGGTGCTCAAGAAGATCGACGAGGACCTCAAGCTGATCATGAACGAGTTCTGGGGCGGGCCGGTGGAGAACCGCACCTGCAAGAGCTGCGGGTATGTGATCGAGCGGGCGGGGGCGATCGAGCTGAAGGGCGGGAAGGTGAAGGCCGCAGGCGGGCGGTTCGCGAAGAAGGTGGCGAAGGCCGTCGGCAAGCGCGTGGTGAAAAAGAGCGGGAAGAAGGCGCCGGCGAAGGTGGGCGGGCGCCGCTGACGGATGATCCTGCTGATCGACAACTACGACTCGTTCACGTGGAACCTGGTGCAGGAGATCGGGCGGCTGCGGCCGGGGCTGGAGCTCGGTCGCGACTTGGTGGTGGTGCGGAACGATGCGCTGACGGTGGAGGCGGCCGAGGCGCTGGATGGCGGGCGAGGGCCATCGCGGGTGCTGATTTCGCCGGGGCCGTGCGGGCCGGGGGAGGCGGGGGTGTCGGCCGCGGTGGTACGCCGGTTTGCGGGGCATGTGCCGGTGCTCGGCGTGTGCCTTGGGCACCAGGTGATCGGCGAATGCTTCGGAATGCGGGTGACGCGGGCGGCGCGGGCCGTGCACGGGAAGACGAGCGTGGTCTTGCACGACGGGCGCGGCGTGTTCGCGGGGGCGCCCTCGCCGATGGTGTGCGCTCGCTACCACTCGCTGGTGGTAGAGGGGGTGGGCGAGGGGTGGGAGGTCTCGGCGTGGGCCGAGGATGACGTGGATGGGGAGCTGCGGCGGGTCGTGATGGGGCTGCGGCGGGTGTGGAATGGGCCGATGCTGGAGGGCGTGCAGTTCCACCCGGAGAGCTTTTTGACGGAGGGTGGGGGGGTGGTGCTGGGGAACTTTCTCAAGGCCTGACGCAGCGGCCTCATTGAGCCCGCTGTTATGATGCTCATGATGGATTACCGCAAGATCATCACCATCGAGCCTGGGAAGCGAGGCGGCAAGCCGTGCATCCGCGGCATGCGCATCTCGGTTGGGGACATCCTGGGCTGGCTTGCCTCTGGTATGACGCGCGATGACATCCGGGCCGACTTCCCCGAGCTGACGGACGAGGACATCTCGGCCGCGTTGGCCTTCGCGGCGGACTTCACGAACGGCGACTGGAAGATGTCGGCGTGAGGTTGCTGCTGGATCAGCACCTCTCACGGAGGTTGGTGCCTCACCTCCAACAGCTCTATCCGGGCACTGCCCATGTGGTTCCCCTCGGTCTGGACAGGGCCGATGACAATGTGGCCTGGGAATATGCGAAGGCGAACGGGTTCGTGATCTGCACCAAAGATGCGGACTTCCAGACGCGGAGCTTCGCAAGAGGGCATCCGCCCAAGGTGGTCTTTCTGGTGAGCGGGAATGGCCCCTCGCGTGAGGTGCTGATGCTGCTGACGGGCCACCGCGATCTTCTGCTTCAGTTTGATGGGGACCACTCCCGGTCACTCCTCGTGCTGCCCTGACATACACTCCGCCCCATGATCACGCCCTCGCCGACCTCCAAGATTGACCCCGCCCTCGCGCGGGGTGAGCTGCTGGGTTCCACGTCATCGCACATCGTGTTCGGCGTGCCGAATACGAGCTACCAGCTGCACCTGGTGCCGACTTCGCCGATCTCTACGCCAGTGGGCAAGCGTCTCGTGGGAACGATCCGCGTTCAGGCCCGTCGGATTGACGTCGTTGGCACGGGCGGGCAGTTCGTGGAGCCGGTGTTCGGGCGGCCGCGGCGTGTGCAGGGGACGGTGGTGCGGGTGGAGGGTGGCGCGGTGGTGGTTGATGCGGGCGTGCCGATCCATGCCGTGCCGACGGACTCCCGCCAGCGGGCGGAGCAGTTTGAGGTGGGGCAGATGGTGAGCTTCGACGCGGTGGCGGGCGGAACGTTCACCGTTCAGTAAAGGGAAGAGGAACACAGAGGAAACAGAGGACGACAGAGAACACAGAGTCAGCTCATCGATTCAACTCTGTGTGGCTCTGTTTCTCGCTCTGTACCCTCTGTGTTCGGTTTTGGGGGCCGCTATCGAGTGCGATAGGTCGTCCCCTCGGGCGCGTTGCTCCCCGTCCCTGGCGTCGGGAACAAACGATTCAGGTCCTCATCGACCACGACCGCCGGCTGCGGGGCCGCGCGGTTGGCGTGCGTGCGCACCACGTTGGCCCATGAGCTCTCCAGGGCCGTTAGCAGGTTGTCCAGGGCCTCGCGCTCCGCCTCGCGCCGGGCTGAGTCCGCGGCCTCATCATCGGTCCAGAAGTTGTTGATCCGCGACTTGTTCGACGTCGCCTCCACCGAGCCGTAGACGTAGCCGTTGCGGACATCCAGCAGCACGCAGCTGGCTTCGGTCGCGACCTTGGTCTTCTCGGTTGGGAAGAGGCCGAAGGTGATGACCGCGAGCGGCGGGGCCCAGTCGTCGTTCTTGTACCGCGTGTCGAAGGTGTACACGGCCAGGATGTCGGCACCAAGGGAGGCCGCGGCGCGACGTAGCTCGACGTCGCTGCTGAGCTGCTCGGGGAGGATCAGGCGGCTGATGGGGTTCACAGCCCGCACCATCGGCAGCTTGGCGATGCGGTCGGAGTCTTCCTGCTTCTCGACGTCCTTTGCGGTGACGAGGCTGTAGGCGCCGTGCCCGTAGGAGCGGGTGGTGTAGTTGCTGTAGCCGCTGGCCTGCACGCGGGCGATGGCGATGCTGGCCGGGAAGTTGGCGAGCGGCTGCTTGGCCAGCACGGGGCGGATGGTGGGGTCGGTGTGCGCGTCCTGCACCTTTGAGGCAACACCGAAGAGCTGCATGTTCGCGGGGCCGCCGGGCGTGTTGTACGACGCGCATCCGGTGAGCAGGGGGAGGAGGGCGCAGACGATGAGCGGGCGCATGCGGGGCATGGGCGAGTCCTTCGTTTCGAGGTGAGTGGGGTGGCAGGGGGAGGTCGGCCCGGGGCGGGCCGAGTCGCTCCCTGAGGTCGCGGTTC
Proteins encoded in this window:
- the nbaC gene encoding 3-hydroxyanthranilate 3,4-dioxygenase, translating into MSSADSFSTLNLAKWIKQNKGNLTPPVSNKQLFTEAKDVILFVSGGPNTRNDFHVNPTEELFYQIKGDIAVRVRPLDGSKPVDVVVKEGELFLLPRWVPHRPQRPAGTLGWIAEFPRGLDDQGNPQKDGLQWYCPQCDTLVHDVRWVLKKIDEDLKLIMNEFWGGPVENRTCKSCGYVIERAGAIELKGGKVKAAGGRFAKKVAKAVGKRVVKKSGKKAPAKVGGRR
- a CDS encoding aminodeoxychorismate/anthranilate synthase component II, giving the protein MILLIDNYDSFTWNLVQEIGRLRPGLELGRDLVVVRNDALTVEAAEALDGGRGPSRVLISPGPCGPGEAGVSAAVVRRFAGHVPVLGVCLGHQVIGECFGMRVTRAARAVHGKTSVVLHDGRGVFAGAPSPMVCARYHSLVVEGVGEGWEVSAWAEDDVDGELRRVVMGLRRVWNGPMLEGVQFHPESFLTEGGGVVLGNFLKA
- a CDS encoding DUF433 domain-containing protein; amino-acid sequence: MMLMMDYRKIITIEPGKRGGKPCIRGMRISVGDILGWLASGMTRDDIRADFPELTDEDISAALAFAADFTNGDWKMSA
- a CDS encoding DUF5615 family PIN-like protein, which produces MRLLLDQHLSRRLVPHLQQLYPGTAHVVPLGLDRADDNVAWEYAKANGFVICTKDADFQTRSFARGHPPKVVFLVSGNGPSREVLMLLTGHRDLLLQFDGDHSRSLLVLP